A window from Herpetosiphonaceae bacterium encodes these proteins:
- a CDS encoding stage II sporulation protein M, whose translation MVAEDFINAKRSSWERLEQLLGKAQSARLAALSADELYELGRLYRQATSDLAVARRDFPQHRVTEFLNGLVGRAHGAVYQSEATTWGRLRDFVVLTFPQTWRQTFPFTLVAFLFFALPALIAFFVAYQEPSQAGLLFPGAEYLAEQIQNQEEWWLDINNSRSGNAALIASNNILVTIQAFAGGMLLGLLTIYAMIFNGLMLGVIAGLSAFYGFSARLWGFIAAHAAIELSVIFFAGGAGLQLAWAILHPGLLSRSAALREAAQRAIVIMIGCVPLLMIAGTIEAFISPSSLPVWTKLAVSFGTGLSLYSYLIGVGRQPRAVESAVRPVASG comes from the coding sequence ATGGTAGCAGAAGATTTTATCAATGCCAAGCGTTCGTCGTGGGAGCGGCTGGAGCAACTGCTGGGCAAGGCCCAGTCGGCACGGCTGGCGGCGCTCTCCGCCGATGAGCTGTACGAGCTAGGCCGACTGTACCGTCAGGCAACCTCCGATCTCGCCGTCGCGCGCCGCGATTTTCCGCAGCATCGCGTCACCGAGTTCTTGAACGGCCTGGTCGGGCGGGCACATGGGGCGGTCTATCAGAGCGAGGCGACCACCTGGGGTCGGCTGCGTGATTTTGTGGTGCTGACCTTTCCGCAGACCTGGAGACAGACCTTTCCGTTTACGCTGGTAGCCTTTCTGTTCTTCGCGCTGCCCGCGCTGATCGCGTTTTTCGTCGCCTACCAGGAGCCGAGCCAGGCCGGGCTGCTTTTTCCGGGCGCGGAATATCTCGCCGAGCAGATCCAGAACCAGGAAGAGTGGTGGCTGGACATCAACAACTCGCGCAGCGGCAACGCGGCGCTGATCGCCAGCAACAACATCCTGGTGACGATCCAGGCGTTCGCGGGCGGGATGCTGCTCGGCCTGCTGACGATCTACGCGATGATCTTCAACGGCCTGATGCTCGGCGTGATCGCCGGGCTGAGCGCCTTCTACGGCTTTAGCGCGCGGCTGTGGGGCTTCATCGCGGCCCACGCGGCGATCGAGCTGAGCGTGATCTTTTTTGCGGGCGGCGCTGGCCTGCAACTCGCATGGGCGATCCTGCATCCGGGGCTGCTGTCGCGCAGCGCTGCGCTGCGCGAGGCGGCTCAGCGCGCGATCGTGATCATGATTGGCTGCGTCCCGCTCCTGATGATCGCAGGAACGATCGAGGCATTTATCTCGCCGTCGAGCCTGCCGGTCTGGACCAAGCTTGCGGTTTCCTTCGGCACGGGCCTGTCGCTGTACAGCTACCTGATCGGCGTCGGACGGCAGCCGCGCGCCGTCGAGTCGGCAGTGAGGCCCGTTGCCAGCGGTTGA
- the sixA gene encoding phosphohistidine phosphatase SixA: MKLFFLRHGIAEPAHGAIGDRERALTEEGRSQAQHIAQALRRLNIRPDVVLTSPLARAAQTAEIVAPVLEAPLETANELQPGCILDDLQRLLRRYAHETIMLVGHEPDFSALAARLINADERGILLKKGGVIRIDVDGRPQAGRGRMVTLLTPKTLVLLADTAQPDQDTPPEAEAPPA, encoded by the coding sequence ATGAAACTGTTTTTTCTGCGGCATGGCATTGCCGAGCCTGCTCACGGAGCCATTGGCGATCGTGAGCGCGCGCTGACGGAGGAGGGCCGCTCTCAAGCCCAGCACATCGCCCAGGCGCTGCGGCGGCTGAACATCAGGCCCGATGTTGTGCTGACCAGCCCGCTGGCGCGCGCGGCACAGACCGCCGAGATCGTCGCGCCGGTGCTTGAAGCGCCGCTCGAAACGGCCAATGAGCTCCAGCCTGGCTGTATCCTCGACGACCTCCAGCGGTTGCTGCGGCGCTACGCCCACGAGACGATCATGCTGGTTGGTCACGAGCCTGATTTTTCAGCGCTGGCCGCCCGCCTGATCAACGCCGACGAGCGCGGCATTCTGCTCAAAAAAGGCGGCGTGATCCGCATCGACGTTGACGGCAGGCCCCAGGCCGGGCGCGGGCGCATGGTGACGCTGCTGACGCCCAAGACGCTGGTGCTGCTGGCCGATACCGCACAGCCCGACCAGGACACGCCGCCCGAAGCCGAAGCACCACCAGCCTAG
- a CDS encoding OsmC family protein, translating to MATTVTVRSINRYQQEIIAGDHIIFADEPTDIGGDDTGPNPYELLLGALGSCKAITVTMYAQRKGWDLQGVEVELTHTKDYAADCEACVEKDVKLDRISVRLSFKGSLDDAQRQRLKEIAGRCPVHQTLTSRIDITDA from the coding sequence ATGGCTACCACCGTCACCGTCCGCAGCATTAACCGCTACCAGCAGGAGATCATCGCAGGCGATCATATCATCTTTGCCGACGAGCCGACGGATATTGGCGGCGACGATACCGGGCCGAATCCGTATGAGCTGCTGCTCGGCGCGCTGGGATCGTGCAAGGCGATCACCGTGACGATGTATGCGCAGCGCAAAGGCTGGGATCTGCAAGGCGTCGAGGTGGAGCTGACGCATACCAAAGATTATGCCGCCGACTGTGAGGCGTGCGTCGAGAAAGATGTGAAGCTCGACCGAATCAGCGTCAGGCTTTCGTTCAAGGGCAGCCTGGACGATGCGCAGCGCCAGCGGCTGAAAGAGATCGCCGGTCGCTGTCCCGTTCACCAGACGCTAACCAGCCGGATCGACATCACCGACGCCTAG
- a CDS encoding metalloregulator ArsR/SmtB family transcription factor, protein MSMTTQNYEHSTEAHPPSQHLAAVEQALVSATISERLSQTFKAMADPTRVRILHALALSELCVCDLARLVQISESAVSHQLSLLRALRIVRRRKTGRHVFYALEDEHIRSLIQQGLAHQTHA, encoded by the coding sequence ATGAGTATGACGACACAAAACTACGAGCACAGCACGGAGGCGCACCCGCCTTCGCAGCATCTAGCGGCAGTTGAGCAGGCGCTTGTCTCGGCGACGATCAGCGAGCGGCTGTCGCAGACGTTCAAAGCGATGGCCGATCCTACGCGCGTACGCATCCTGCACGCGCTGGCGCTGTCGGAGCTATGCGTGTGCGACCTCGCGCGGCTCGTGCAGATCAGCGAGTCTGCCGTCTCGCACCAGCTAAGCCTGCTGCGCGCGCTGCGCATCGTCCGCCGCCGCAAGACCGGGCGGCACGTCTTCTATGCCCTGGAGGACGAGCATATCCGCAGCCTGATCCAGCAGGGCCTTGCGCATCAAACCCATGCATGA
- a CDS encoding cation diffusion facilitator family transporter, translating into MSTERMIEQRHNPGICGPGSEQCVAPPHAVRTAHHHHDHHDHHHHHHHGHHHGGSTRAMTIALLITVSLMLLEVIGGIITGSLALLADAGHMLTDVAALGLSIGAAWLMRRPTTAQRTFGYHRAEILAALINGLSLMVLSLYVVYEALGRLQAPPEVASEPLLIIATLGLLANLASGWVLMRSSGENLNVRSAYLHVLSDALGSVGAILAGLLMYAYGWYLADPLFSLGISALIMLGAWRLLRDTVNVLLESAPASIDVAEVKRTLNAVPGVDNVHDLHIWSVASNFIALSGHIGLEHAPSCADHQRLLRELRHLLHSRFGIEHVTLQLEEPHSDATEIHLDAR; encoded by the coding sequence ATGAGCACAGAGCGTATGATCGAACAACGGCACAACCCAGGCATCTGTGGACCCGGCTCCGAGCAGTGTGTCGCGCCGCCGCATGCCGTCCGCACCGCACATCACCACCACGACCACCACGATCATCACCATCACCACCATCACGGACATCACCACGGCGGCAGCACCAGAGCCATGACGATCGCGCTGCTGATCACCGTAAGCCTGATGCTGCTGGAGGTGATCGGCGGCATTATCACCGGCAGCCTGGCGCTGCTGGCCGATGCGGGGCATATGCTGACCGATGTCGCCGCGCTGGGGCTGAGCATTGGCGCGGCCTGGCTGATGCGACGGCCCACAACGGCGCAGCGGACCTTCGGCTATCACCGGGCCGAGATCCTGGCGGCGCTGATCAACGGCCTGTCGCTGATGGTCCTATCGCTGTATGTGGTGTACGAGGCGCTCGGACGGCTGCAAGCGCCGCCAGAAGTCGCGAGCGAGCCGCTGCTGATCATCGCCACGCTGGGCCTGCTGGCAAACCTCGCCTCAGGCTGGGTCTTGATGCGCTCCAGCGGCGAGAATCTCAACGTGCGCAGCGCCTACCTGCATGTGCTGAGCGATGCGCTCGGCTCAGTCGGGGCGATCCTTGCGGGCCTGCTGATGTACGCCTACGGCTGGTACCTGGCCGATCCGCTCTTCAGCCTCGGCATCAGCGCGCTGATCATGCTGGGCGCGTGGCGGCTGCTGCGCGACACCGTCAACGTGCTGCTGGAGTCCGCGCCCGCCTCGATCGACGTAGCCGAGGTCAAGCGCACGCTGAACGCCGTGCCGGGCGTCGACAACGTTCACGATCTGCACATCTGGAGCGTGGCCTCGAACTTTATTGCGCTGAGCGGCCACATCGGCCTGGAGCACGCGCCGTCGTGCGCCGATCACCAGCGGCTGCTGCGCGAGCTACGCCACCTGCTACACAGCCGCTTCGGTATCGAGCATGTCACGCTGCAACTGGAAGAGCCGCACTCCGACGCGACCGAGATCCATCTCGACGCGCGCTAG
- a CDS encoding TlpA disulfide reductase family protein, with protein MNDRLKHQAGIVQRIVRLALVAGLLVALGGCASATTQPSAPVVGAAAPDFALPTLDNTTVRLSDLKGRVVVVNFWATWCPPCVNETPRLVQWYEQHQAAGLQVIGVDTLYQDSREAVEAFAQEQQVSYPMLVDQQGDVSRQWQARQLPRSYVIDRDGVVRFVRIGELTERDFTERVLPLLQQTGL; from the coding sequence ATGAATGATCGATTGAAACATCAAGCGGGCATTGTACAACGAATTGTACGGCTTGCGCTGGTAGCAGGATTGCTCGTCGCGCTCGGCGGCTGTGCTTCCGCCACCACGCAGCCGAGCGCGCCGGTCGTCGGTGCTGCCGCGCCCGATTTTGCGCTGCCGACGCTCGATAACACCACGGTGCGGCTCTCCGACCTCAAAGGCCGCGTGGTGGTCGTCAACTTCTGGGCGACATGGTGCCCGCCCTGCGTCAACGAGACGCCGCGCCTGGTGCAGTGGTACGAGCAGCACCAGGCGGCGGGGCTTCAGGTTATCGGCGTGGACACGCTCTACCAGGATTCGCGCGAGGCAGTGGAGGCGTTCGCGCAGGAGCAGCAGGTCAGCTACCCGATGCTGGTGGATCAGCAGGGCGATGTCTCGCGGCAGTGGCAGGCGCGGCAGCTTCCGCGCTCCTACGTGATCGACCGCGATGGCGTGGTGCGCTTTGTACGCATCGGCGAGCTGACGGAGCGCGATTTTACCGAGCGGGTGCTGCCGCTGCTCCAGCAGACCGGGCTATGA
- the mutL gene encoding DNA mismatch repair endonuclease MutL produces the protein MPIRVLETDVAAKIAAGEVVERPASVVKELVENAIDAGATEIRVEIRSGGQREIRVIDNGCGIPADEVELAFQRHATSKLLTADDLFDVHTLGFRGEALPSIATVAQVVCMTRTADAPSGVELRIAGGEIQSRTPCGGSPGTTFIIKNLFYNTPARLKFMRSEATESSQISSVVEHYALAYPEIRWTLMVDGRLGLQTPGSGQLLDALMELYGLDIARQLITVDAEDGEGESYTTVRGFVSQPSLSRSGRTSIHLFVNKRWVRASGPLVYVIEEAYQNLLMKGRHPLAVLNIEVDPGAVDVNVHPTKAEVKFVHQPQVHALIGRAVRTALAEQTGIQDLLMPGARPAETLQRRIELRQMGTSRESPGTRWSQPALYSSSQETAAPAVEPFSDQEWDAAPESAPTAAALDREPVETTDEAGVAADPVSAPAAPSPIRAESASFRQPVAPTAPPVAAATTAPPKAGPNRLPPLRVVGQVSETYIVAEAPDGLYLVDQHAAHERVVFERLMSDHGRQPIERQHLLLPVSVDMPPAVAMLLLGNMQVLDEWGFEIEDFGSGTVRVRAVPHGLLEAQVTSALYELADHLDDRSGSTPEDWREKMLTTIACHSAVRAGQTLSHEEMRQLIQQLERCAFPRTCPHGRPTALLLSQSQLERQFGRKG, from the coding sequence ATGCCGATTCGCGTGCTGGAGACGGACGTTGCAGCAAAGATCGCCGCCGGTGAGGTCGTCGAGCGGCCCGCATCCGTGGTCAAAGAGCTGGTCGAGAACGCGATCGATGCGGGCGCGACAGAGATTCGGGTCGAGATTCGCAGCGGCGGTCAGCGTGAGATTCGGGTGATCGACAACGGCTGCGGTATTCCCGCCGATGAGGTCGAGCTAGCCTTTCAGCGCCACGCGACCTCCAAGCTGCTGACGGCAGACGATCTCTTCGATGTGCATACGCTCGGTTTTCGCGGCGAGGCGCTGCCGTCGATCGCCACCGTAGCCCAGGTGGTCTGTATGACGCGCACCGCAGACGCGCCCAGCGGCGTCGAGCTACGGATCGCGGGCGGCGAGATCCAGAGCCGCACGCCCTGCGGCGGCTCGCCCGGCACAACCTTCATCATCAAAAATCTTTTCTACAACACCCCGGCCCGCCTGAAGTTTATGCGCTCCGAGGCAACCGAGTCGTCGCAGATCAGCTCGGTCGTCGAGCATTACGCGCTGGCCTATCCCGAAATCCGCTGGACGCTGATGGTCGATGGGCGGCTTGGCTTGCAGACGCCCGGATCAGGCCAGCTACTCGATGCCCTGATGGAGCTGTACGGCCTGGATATTGCCCGCCAGCTGATCACCGTGGACGCCGAGGACGGCGAGGGCGAGAGCTATACCACCGTGCGCGGCTTTGTCAGCCAGCCGTCGCTGAGCCGCTCCGGGCGCACATCGATTCATCTCTTCGTCAACAAGCGCTGGGTCAGGGCGAGCGGCCCGCTGGTCTATGTGATCGAGGAGGCGTATCAAAACCTGCTGATGAAGGGTCGGCATCCGCTGGCCGTGCTCAATATCGAGGTCGATCCGGGCGCGGTCGATGTGAATGTCCACCCGACCAAGGCCGAGGTCAAGTTTGTGCATCAGCCGCAGGTCCACGCGCTGATCGGGCGCGCGGTGCGTACGGCGCTGGCGGAGCAGACGGGTATTCAGGATCTGCTGATGCCCGGCGCGCGGCCCGCCGAGACATTACAGCGCCGGATCGAGCTGCGCCAGATGGGCACCAGCCGCGAGTCGCCGGGCACGCGCTGGTCGCAGCCCGCGCTCTACTCGTCCAGCCAGGAGACAGCGGCTCCGGCGGTCGAGCCGTTCAGCGACCAGGAGTGGGACGCCGCGCCGGAGTCCGCGCCCACGGCGGCAGCGCTCGATCGCGAGCCGGTGGAGACGACCGACGAGGCCGGAGTCGCCGCCGATCCGGTGTCCGCGCCTGCCGCGCCCTCGCCGATCCGCGCCGAATCCGCATCTTTTCGGCAGCCGGTCGCGCCGACAGCGCCGCCCGTTGCAGCGGCGACAACCGCTCCGCCAAAGGCCGGGCCGAATCGTCTGCCTCCGCTGCGGGTGGTGGGCCAGGTCAGCGAGACGTACATCGTGGCGGAGGCTCCCGACGGGCTGTATCTCGTCGATCAGCACGCCGCGCACGAGCGCGTCGTCTTCGAGCGGCTGATGAGCGACCACGGCAGGCAGCCGATCGAGCGGCAACATCTGCTGCTGCCTGTGTCGGTCGACATGCCGCCAGCGGTCGCGATGCTGCTGCTGGGTAATATGCAGGTGCTCGACGAGTGGGGCTTTGAGATCGAGGATTTCGGCAGCGGGACGGTGCGCGTGCGCGCGGTGCCGCATGGCCTGCTCGAAGCCCAGGTGACATCCGCGCTCTACGAGCTGGCCGACCATCTCGACGATCGCAGTGGCTCGACGCCCGAAGACTGGCGCGAGAAGATGCTGACCACGATCGCCTGTCACTCCGCCGTTCGCGCCGGGCAGACGCTCTCGCATGAGGAGATGCGGCAGTTGATCCAGCAGCTTGAGCGCTGCGCCTTTCCGCGCACCTGCCCGCACGGGCGGCCTACCGCGCTGCTGCTGAGCCAGTCGCAGCTTGAGCGGCAGTTCGGGCGGAAAGGCTAA
- a CDS encoding PP2C family serine/threonine-protein phosphatase, translating into MQLRHAARTDVGKTRDHNEDSYGMEAGGERAAAGALFVVCDGIGGYASGEVASDLAVKTIIDRFYAGADQPPEVALSAAFQEANRVVFNQGGGKMGTTGVAAQFRDDVAVIANVGDCRAYLIRSGKARQITHDHSFVAEQVAAGMLTAEQARESSYRHIITRAIGHRPEIEVDTFREPLLQGDVVVLCSDGLHGQVEPDEIALAVTKVPLDDACRGLVKLANERGGPDNITIIAVEVVALTFRPDVPYGQQEAPASSVAKTVRLVPEEPVEQGTARLDRTAPAQEVYGPPPLVDRRTGVERRAAQRAAAAERRAAQPAPAAARSGPNPARSFIFWLIGLLLIGAIIVGAYTMVVLNAGGQPNQPVNPGPTLTPLVQRTTTPVQPTFVPTSSATTAP; encoded by the coding sequence ATGCAGTTGCGGCATGCCGCCCGCACCGATGTCGGCAAGACGCGCGATCACAACGAAGATAGTTACGGCATGGAGGCTGGTGGGGAGCGTGCCGCAGCAGGTGCGCTCTTTGTCGTATGTGATGGCATTGGAGGCTATGCCAGCGGCGAGGTCGCCAGCGATCTTGCGGTCAAGACGATCATCGATCGGTTCTATGCAGGAGCCGATCAACCGCCGGAGGTCGCGCTCAGCGCGGCGTTTCAAGAGGCTAATCGGGTCGTCTTTAATCAGGGCGGCGGCAAGATGGGCACGACTGGCGTCGCGGCGCAGTTCCGCGACGATGTCGCGGTGATCGCCAATGTCGGCGATTGTCGCGCGTATCTGATCCGCAGCGGCAAGGCTCGCCAGATCACGCACGATCACTCGTTCGTCGCCGAGCAGGTGGCGGCGGGGATGCTGACGGCAGAGCAGGCGCGCGAAAGCTCCTACCGCCACATTATCACACGGGCCATCGGCCACCGCCCGGAGATCGAGGTCGATACGTTTCGCGAGCCGCTGCTCCAGGGCGATGTGGTGGTGCTATGCAGCGACGGCCTGCATGGTCAGGTCGAGCCGGATGAGATCGCGCTGGCTGTCACCAAGGTGCCGCTCGACGATGCCTGTCGCGGCCTGGTGAAGCTGGCAAACGAGCGCGGCGGTCCCGACAATATCACGATCATCGCGGTTGAAGTCGTCGCGCTCACGTTCCGGCCCGATGTGCCCTACGGCCAGCAAGAAGCGCCCGCCAGCTCGGTGGCGAAGACTGTGCGGCTCGTCCCAGAAGAGCCCGTCGAGCAAGGAACTGCGCGGCTGGATCGTACCGCGCCAGCGCAGGAGGTCTACGGCCCACCGCCGCTGGTCGATCGGCGTACCGGCGTCGAGCGGCGCGCGGCGCAGCGCGCGGCGGCTGCGGAGCGGCGCGCGGCGCAGCCAGCGCCAGCGGCGGCACGCTCCGGCCCTAATCCAGCACGATCGTTCATCTTCTGGCTGATCGGCCTGCTGCTGATCGGCGCGATCATCGTCGGCGCGTACACGATGGTCGTGTTGAACGCGGGCGGGCAGCCAAACCAGCCGGTCAACCCCGGCCCGACGCTCACGCCTCTGGTCCAGCGCACCACCACGCCGGTGCAGCCGACGTTCGTGCCCACCAGCAGCGCGACGACGGCTCCCTGA
- a CDS encoding ROK family protein: MKYVIGVDLGGTQVRAVRIDRDGQIFAYERAETAAESGPAGVLAQIESLITTVTGDTSRSEIIGVGVGTPGPIDPFAGVVLEAPNLPGWINVPIKAILSERTGLPVEVGNDANVAALGEWRFGCGRGCQHFIYVTISTGIGGGVIADSKLLLGRKGIAGEVGHMTIQTDGPLCGCGNYGCWESMASGTALARVAVGALREEQVAGRRSLIAEIAGAEPVEGRHIAAAAAQGDRLAQTLMEREGELIGVGLVNLFHLFAPERIALGGGVTKSMDLLEPHMLRMINERAMPPYRDTPVQLAQLADKVGVLGAAALML, from the coding sequence ATGAAGTATGTCATTGGCGTTGACCTGGGCGGAACACAGGTGCGCGCGGTCAGGATCGACCGCGACGGCCAGATCTTCGCATACGAACGAGCAGAAACCGCCGCCGAGAGCGGGCCTGCGGGAGTGCTGGCCCAGATCGAGAGCTTGATCACTACCGTCACCGGCGACACCAGCCGCTCCGAGATCATCGGCGTAGGGGTCGGCACGCCCGGCCCGATCGATCCCTTCGCGGGCGTGGTGCTGGAAGCGCCTAATCTTCCCGGCTGGATCAACGTGCCCATCAAAGCGATTCTGAGCGAGCGCACCGGGCTGCCGGTTGAGGTTGGCAACGATGCGAATGTCGCGGCGCTGGGCGAGTGGCGCTTTGGCTGCGGGCGCGGCTGCCAGCACTTCATCTACGTCACAATCAGCACCGGCATCGGCGGCGGCGTGATCGCCGATAGCAAGCTCTTGCTGGGCCGTAAAGGTATCGCGGGCGAGGTCGGCCATATGACGATTCAGACCGACGGGCCGCTCTGTGGCTGCGGCAACTATGGCTGCTGGGAGTCGATGGCCTCCGGCACCGCGCTGGCCCGCGTCGCCGTCGGGGCGCTCCGAGAAGAGCAGGTGGCTGGTCGTCGCTCGCTGATCGCCGAGATCGCGGGCGCGGAGCCGGTCGAAGGGCGACACATTGCCGCCGCCGCCGCTCAGGGCGATCGGCTGGCCCAAACGCTGATGGAGCGCGAAGGCGAGCTGATCGGCGTCGGCCTGGTCAACCTGTTCCATCTCTTCGCGCCCGAACGCATCGCGCTCGGCGGCGGCGTTACTAAAAGCATGGACCTGCTGGAGCCGCACATGCTTCGGATGATTAACGAGCGTGCGATGCCGCCCTACCGCGACACGCCCGTCCAGCTTGCGCAGCTCGCCGATAAAGTGGGCGTGCTAGGCGCGGCGGCGCTGATGCTGTAG
- a CDS encoding pyridoxamine 5'-phosphate oxidase family protein, protein MGGFIPWRTIDLHLSSIRSIWISTTQPDGRPHAAPVWYCWDGLHIYFVTGRATQKAKNLAHQPWTIVHAGDGDDVIILEGSAAIVTNPKEQQRVNAAYMEKYVDPRSGARATIFNPGDDLYRVTVERVMAWQYGIEATRTEWCFTPEL, encoded by the coding sequence ATGGGCGGATTCATTCCCTGGCGCACGATCGATCTGCACCTCAGTAGCATCCGATCAATCTGGATCAGCACGACACAGCCAGACGGGCGGCCACACGCCGCGCCGGTCTGGTACTGCTGGGACGGCCTGCATATTTACTTTGTCACCGGCAGAGCGACGCAAAAGGCCAAAAATCTGGCGCATCAGCCGTGGACGATCGTACATGCAGGCGATGGCGATGATGTGATCATCCTCGAAGGCAGCGCTGCTATCGTCACCAATCCCAAGGAACAGCAGCGGGTCAACGCCGCCTACATGGAGAAATATGTCGATCCGCGCAGCGGCGCAAGGGCGACGATCTTCAATCCCGGCGATGATCTGTATCGCGTGACTGTCGAGCGGGTGATGGCCTGGCAGTATGGCATCGAGGCCACCCGCACCGAATGGTGCTTCACCCCGGAGCTATAG
- a CDS encoding AAA family ATPase → MFQRLDQLRTGSLYIVTGQAGAGKSHLAASARRSGTVWVLDTEGASQNLIGKPGIHPDIQAVQSLSLRQLLDAMREVKRIGKPGDTVILDSVSKVLQAMRSYAQQRAGAETDRKASLSYDEHASVNRNMQAIYTGLTELKHAGFHVLIIGHLAKKYQTNGSSLSDVGLRVLADEQITYEADAVLLVERNGAKRSVTPIIKPPRQRHLQLNQEYPATLATLYPDQAVEEAAGAEAAEAPSNVSQFPSEEARSSTAPKSPRDAERRFYARYGAIIGGTTWESVEAFLGYPSEKPKTVEDWVEVAGEVKAKIGDAELAA, encoded by the coding sequence ATGTTTCAGCGCCTCGATCAACTGCGAACCGGGTCCCTTTACATTGTTACGGGTCAAGCAGGCGCAGGCAAGTCTCACCTCGCAGCCAGCGCGCGGCGGAGCGGCACCGTCTGGGTGCTCGACACCGAGGGCGCGTCGCAAAATCTGATCGGCAAGCCCGGCATCCATCCCGATATTCAAGCCGTGCAAAGCCTCTCGCTGCGCCAGCTCCTCGACGCCATGCGCGAGGTCAAGCGCATCGGCAAGCCCGGCGATACGGTCATCCTCGATAGTGTTTCCAAAGTGCTCCAGGCGATGCGCTCGTATGCGCAGCAGCGGGCGGGCGCTGAAACCGATCGCAAGGCATCGCTCTCCTACGACGAGCACGCTTCTGTCAACCGCAATATGCAGGCGATCTACACGGGCCTGACCGAGCTGAAGCACGCGGGCTTCCACGTGCTGATCATCGGCCACCTGGCGAAGAAGTACCAGACCAACGGCAGCTCGCTCTCCGATGTGGGGCTGCGCGTGCTAGCCGACGAGCAGATCACCTACGAGGCCGACGCCGTACTGCTGGTCGAGCGCAACGGGGCCAAGCGCTCGGTGACACCGATCATCAAGCCGCCCCGGCAGCGCCATTTGCAGCTCAACCAGGAGTATCCGGCGACGCTTGCCACGCTCTACCCCGATCAGGCGGTCGAGGAGGCGGCTGGCGCAGAGGCGGCGGAGGCTCCGAGCAATGTTTCGCAGTTCCCCAGCGAAGAGGCGCGATCCAGCACGGCTCCTAAAAGCCCCCGCGATGCCGAGCGGCGCTTCTACGCCCGGTACGGCGCGATCATCGGCGGCACCACCTGGGAGAGCGTCGAGGCGTTCTTAGGCTATCCCTCGGAGAAGCCCAAGACGGTCGAAGATTGGGTCGAGGTTGCCGGAGAGGTCAAGGCCAAGATCGGCGATGCCGAGCTGGCGGCCTGA